Proteins encoded together in one Panthera uncia isolate 11264 chromosome A2, Puncia_PCG_1.0, whole genome shotgun sequence window:
- the LINGO3 gene encoding leucine-rich repeat and immunoglobulin-like domain-containing nogo receptor-interacting protein 3, with protein sequence MTCWLCVLSLQLLLLPAAPSPAGGCPARCECTAQTRAVACPRRRLTAVPDGIPAETRLLELSRNRIRCLNPGDLAALPLLEELDLSENVIAHVEPGAFANLPRLRVLRLRGNLLKLLPPGVFTRLDNLTLLDLSENKLVILLDYTFQDLRSLRRLEVGDNHLVFISRRAFAGLLALEELTLERCNLTALSGESLGHLRGLGALRLRHLAIAALEDQNFRRLPGLLHLEIDNWPLLEEVAAGSLQGLNLTSLSVTHTNITAVPAAALRHQAHLTCLNLSHNPISTVPRGSFRDLVRLRELHLAGALLAVVEPQAFLGLRQIRLLNLSNNLLSTLEESTFHSVNTLETLRVDGNPLACDCRLLWIVQRRKTLNFDGRLPACATPAEVRGDALRNLPDSVLFEYFVCRKPKIRERRLQRVTAAAGDDVRFQCRAEGEPAPTVAWVTPRHRAVTAASAGRARVLPGGTLEIRGARPQDSGTYTCVASNAGGNDTYFATLTVQPEPAANRTPGEARNDTQAAARFPLDLTTILVSTAMGCITFLGVVLFCFLLLFVWSRGRGQHKNNFSVEYSFRKVDGPAAAAGQGGARKFTMKMI encoded by the coding sequence ATGACCTGCTGGCTGTGCGTCCTGAGCCTGCAGCTCCTGCTCCTGCCCGCGGCGCCGTCCCCGGCCGGCGGCTGCCCCGCCCGCTGCGAGTGCACGGCGCAGACGCGCGCGGTGGCCTGTCCCCGGCGCCGGCTGACCGCCGTGCCCGACGGCATCCCGGCCGAGACGCGCCTGCTGGAGCTCAGCCGCAACCGCATCCGCTGCCTGAACCCGGGCGACCTGGCCGCGCTGCCGCTGCTGGAGGAGCTGGACCTGAGCGAGAACGTGATCGCGCACGTGGAGCCGGGCGCCTTCGCCAACCTGCCGCGCCTGCGCGTCCTGCGCCTCCGGGGCAACCTGCTCAAGCTCCTCCCGCCCGGCGTCTTCACGCGCCTGGACAACCTCACGCTGCTGGACCTGAGCGAGAACAAGCTGGTCATCCTCCTGGACTACACCTTCCAGGACCTGCGCAGCCTCCGCCGGCTGGAGGTGGGCGACAACCACCTGGTGTTCATCTCGCGCCGGGCCTTCGCGGGGCTGCTGGCGCTCGAGGAGCTGACCCTGGAGCGCTGCAACCTCACGGCGCTGTCGGGCGAGTCCCTGGGCCACCTGCGGGGCCTGGGCGCCCTGCGGCTGCGCCACCTGGCCATCGCCGCCCTGGAGGACCAGAACTTCCGCAGGCTGCCCGGCCTGCTGCACCTGGAGATCGACAACTGGCCGCTGCTGGAGGAGGTGGCCGCCGGCAGCCTGCAGGGCCTCAACCTGACCTCGCTGTCCGTCACGCACACCAACATCACCGCCGTGCCGGCGGCCGCGCTCCGCCACCAGGCCCACCTCACCTGCCTCAACCTGTCCCACAACCCCATCAGCACGGTGCCGCGCGGCTCCTTCCGCGACCTGGTCCGCCTGCGCGAGCTGCACCTGGCCGGCGCCCTGCTGGCCGTGGTGGAGCCGCAGGCCTTCCTGGGGCTGCGGCAGATCCGCCTGCTCAACCTCTCCAACAACCTGCTGTCCACGCTGGAGGAGAGCACCTTCCACTCGGTCAACACGCTGGAGACGCTGCGCGTGGACGGGAACCCGCTGGCCTGCGACTGTCGCCTGCTCTGGATCGTGCAGCGCCGGAAGACCCTCAACTTCGACGGGCGGCTCCCGGCCTGCGCCACCCCCGCCGAGGTGCGCGGCGACGCGCTGCGCAACCTGCCCGACTCCGTGCTCTTCGAGTACTTCGTGTGCCGCAAGCCCAAGATCCGCGAGCGGCGGCTGCAGCGCGTCACGGCCGCCGCGGGCGACGACGTGCGCTTCCAGTGCCGCGCCGAGGGCGAGCCCGCGCCCACCGTGGCCTGGGTGACGCCGCGCCACCGCGCCGTGACCGCCGCCAGCGCCGGGCGCGCGCGCGTGCTGCCGGGGGGCACGCTGGAGATCCGCGGCGCGCGCCCGCAGGACAGCGGCACGTACACGTGCGTGGCCAGCAACGCGGGCGGCAACGACACCTACTTCGCCACGCTGACCGTGCAGCCCGAGCCCGCCGCCAACCGGACCCCGGGCGAGGCCCGCAACGACACGCAGGCGGCCGCGCGCTTCCCGCTGGACCTCACCACCATCCTGGTGTCCACCGCCATGGGCTGCATCACCTTCCTGGGCGTCGTCCTCTTCTGCTTCCTGCTGCTGTTCGTGTGGAGCCGCGGCCGCGGGCAGCATAAGAACAACTTCTCGGTGGAGTACTCCTTCCGCAAGGTGGACGGGCCGGCCGCCGCCGCGGGCCAGGGGGGGGCGCGCAAGTTCACCATGAAGATGATCTGA